In the genome of Acetobacter oryzifermentans, one region contains:
- a CDS encoding MFS transporter: protein MLFKTLSGQTIIGLCALFAATFTAITSEVAPVGLLIDMANSFHITEGKAGLAVSAYALVVALAAVPLTILTARINRKTLMLWALIGYIASNLIAALAPTFAILCLGRAVGGAAHALMMSIVSAYAAHLVPPRMTGRAISFVFGGTSLGSVLGVPGTAAIGQLAGWRVSMMVVTGLATILTVCIAFFLPKVNASSSSVHLPSFRTPGVARVFAVVITVNTLFFLGHNLLYTYVSPLLMSHGLPESALSIALLVTGGVSILGLWAAGQMVDSKPALGLLVAGLITACGMGALCGSLLSGWSAVAAVGLWCAGYAALIPVIMSGAIRSRATTADIAGAAVNASSNVGILFGSAAGGMILNTAGLSVLPPMAVGIVIMATALGLCSPVAFPRVLHDHSESES from the coding sequence ATGCTTTTCAAAACCCTGTCCGGTCAGACAATAATCGGGCTGTGCGCCTTATTTGCCGCCACTTTTACGGCCATTACCAGCGAAGTTGCCCCTGTAGGGTTGCTGATAGATATGGCGAATTCCTTCCATATTACGGAAGGTAAAGCTGGTCTGGCCGTAAGCGCATATGCGCTGGTTGTGGCACTGGCGGCGGTGCCGCTTACCATTCTTACAGCCAGAATCAACCGCAAGACACTCATGCTTTGGGCTCTGATTGGTTATATCGCCTCTAATCTGATTGCCGCTTTGGCTCCTACCTTTGCCATTTTATGCTTGGGCCGTGCCGTGGGCGGGGCTGCCCATGCGCTTATGATGTCCATTGTTTCTGCCTATGCTGCGCATCTGGTACCCCCTCGCATGACAGGACGCGCCATTTCGTTTGTGTTTGGTGGCACATCGTTGGGGTCTGTTCTGGGGGTTCCCGGCACTGCTGCTATTGGGCAATTGGCAGGCTGGCGGGTTTCCATGATGGTGGTTACGGGTTTAGCCACCATTCTAACCGTATGCATCGCATTTTTTCTGCCCAAGGTGAATGCTTCCTCCAGCTCCGTGCATCTCCCTTCATTTCGCACCCCCGGTGTTGCTCGGGTTTTTGCGGTAGTGATTACCGTAAATACATTGTTCTTTTTGGGGCATAACCTTCTGTACACCTATGTTTCACCTCTGCTCATGTCTCATGGGTTGCCTGAAAGCGCGCTCAGCATTGCCCTGCTGGTTACAGGTGGCGTGAGTATTCTTGGGCTATGGGCTGCCGGACAGATGGTGGATTCCAAACCGGCACTTGGGCTGCTGGTAGCTGGCCTGATTACCGCATGTGGCATGGGTGCACTCTGCGGTTCTCTCCTTAGCGGATGGAGCGCGGTTGCGGCTGTTGGCCTATGGTGTGCCGGTTATGCCGCCCTTATCCCGGTTATTATGTCTGGCGCTATCCGTAGCCGCGCCACAACGGCTGATATTGCCGGTGCGGCCGTAAACGCCAGCAGCAATGTGGGTATTTTGTTTGGTTCCGCCGCAGGCGGAATGATTCTGAACACAGCTGGACTTTCTGTTTTACCGCCCATGGCTGTTGGTATTGTTATAATGGCTACAGCATTAGGGCTATGCAGCCCCGTTGCCTTCCCCCGCGTGTTGCATGATCATTCAGAATCTGAAAGCTGA
- the cobU gene encoding bifunctional adenosylcobinamide kinase/adenosylcobinamide-phosphate guanylyltransferase, with translation MSVLSLNPTETGAQGTVLILGGARSGKSGLAEAMLTALPSPWIYLATGRAFDAEMQERIEHHKASRTEQGWQTVEEPLDIAWVLKTYAHLPVLVDCLTLWVTNMLLDDQNIEEATHYLLEVLPERLAPTILVGNEVGLGIVPENALARRFRDEAGRLHQRIAAQAGQVVFVAAGLPLVLKGKDL, from the coding sequence ATGAGTGTCCTATCTCTCAATCCAACAGAAACAGGGGCGCAGGGCACTGTTCTGATTTTGGGGGGCGCACGTTCAGGAAAAAGTGGTTTAGCCGAAGCAATGCTGACAGCCTTGCCTTCTCCTTGGATCTATCTGGCGACTGGTCGGGCATTTGATGCAGAAATGCAGGAGCGTATTGAACACCACAAGGCCAGCCGAACAGAGCAGGGTTGGCAAACGGTTGAGGAACCGCTGGATATTGCATGGGTGTTAAAAACCTATGCACATCTGCCTGTGTTGGTAGATTGCCTGACCTTATGGGTGACCAATATGTTGCTGGATGACCAAAATATTGAGGAGGCAACACACTATCTGCTGGAGGTGTTGCCGGAGCGCTTGGCCCCCACCATTCTTGTAGGCAATGAAGTTGGGTTGGGGATTGTGCCGGAAAACGCTTTGGCCCGCCGTTTTAGGGATGAGGCAGGGCGCCTGCACCAGCGGATAGCGGCACAGGCAGGGCAAGTTGTTTTTGTGGCAGCCGGGCTGCCACTGGTGCTTAAAGGGAAAGATTTATAA
- the cobT gene encoding nicotinate-nucleotide--dimethylbenzimidazole phosphoribosyltransferase: MPSSPSFSNAPLCLGSMRELRSLCSDLPQTDKMAQNAIAQREQQLTKPEGSLGRLEELTSWLGGWQKRATPKLENVQVLVFAGNHGVTQQGISLWPSDVTAQMVSNFRNGGAAINQIAKTVGASLHVIPVHDLQPTADFTHEAAMTEQNFLQAVTLGYNAVSSHCDLLCLGEMGIGNTTAAATLAAALFKESGIIWAGRGTGADDAGLKRKAAVIDAALSLHRQACSDPLEAARCVGGYELAATLGATLAARHKSVPILLDGFVCTAAAAPLARLHADGLAHTCLSHCATTTGQTHRLASYVNLEPLLGLGLRLGEGSGAALAVSIIRAALACHTGMATFAEAAVSQKT; the protein is encoded by the coding sequence ATGCCATCATCTCCTTCTTTTTCTAACGCGCCACTCTGCCTTGGTTCCATGCGGGAACTCAGAAGCCTGTGTAGCGACTTGCCGCAGACAGATAAGATGGCCCAAAACGCCATTGCCCAGCGCGAACAGCAACTTACCAAGCCAGAAGGTAGCCTCGGCCGCCTTGAAGAGCTTACAAGCTGGCTAGGGGGGTGGCAGAAACGTGCCACACCAAAGCTGGAAAATGTGCAGGTTTTGGTTTTTGCAGGAAACCACGGCGTAACGCAGCAAGGAATCTCCCTCTGGCCTTCTGATGTTACAGCTCAAATGGTCAGCAATTTCCGTAACGGAGGGGCTGCCATCAACCAGATAGCCAAAACAGTTGGCGCATCCTTACACGTTATTCCTGTGCATGATCTGCAGCCTACGGCCGATTTTACGCATGAAGCGGCCATGACAGAGCAGAATTTTTTGCAAGCTGTCACACTTGGTTACAACGCCGTTTCATCTCACTGCGATCTCTTGTGCTTGGGCGAAATGGGTATTGGAAACACCACTGCCGCAGCCACTTTGGCAGCAGCCTTGTTTAAGGAAAGCGGCATCATCTGGGCCGGACGCGGCACCGGTGCGGATGATGCCGGATTGAAACGTAAAGCCGCAGTTATTGACGCAGCACTTAGCCTGCATCGGCAAGCTTGTTCTGATCCATTAGAAGCTGCACGCTGTGTTGGCGGATACGAACTGGCGGCCACATTGGGCGCCACATTGGCTGCCAGGCATAAAAGCGTACCTATTCTGTTAGATGGCTTTGTTTGCACGGCTGCGGCCGCACCTCTTGCACGCTTGCACGCTGATGGGCTGGCCCATACCTGCCTTTCACATTGCGCGACCACAACAGGACAAACACATCGCCTTGCCTCTTATGTAAATCTAGAACCTCTTTTGGGATTGGGCCTCAGGTTAGGAGAAGGTTCTGGCGCAGCGCTTGCAGTTTCTATCATACGGGCAGCGCTTGCCTGCCACACAGGTATGGCTACTTTTGCAGAAGCCGCGGTAAGCCAGAAAACATGA
- a CDS encoding adenosylcobinamide-GDP ribazoletransferase, which yields MTSSGRLSIPDTLRLHLACGVGLLTRIPVGWLLPSAYKNSSASWPLAQSIWCWPLIGAGIGICAGGLSTLLQCRHIPPLAAAGIALGMQILVTGGLHEDGLADTADSSGGMTPERKLEIMRDSRIGSYGVLALCLATLIRAGVLSSIHSIALACLICGIAGCLARGAFLVVTKTIPPARPDGLARSLYPLAQRNLTIALAVIICLCILLTVFLMPAPLTVACLLTFIVFPILLALAVALLIARYAQHKLGGYTGDILGACAVITECTIMTALSALFY from the coding sequence ATGACCTCTTCTGGCCGCCTTTCTATACCAGATACATTACGTTTACATCTGGCCTGTGGTGTTGGGCTTCTTACGCGCATACCTGTTGGCTGGCTGTTGCCATCTGCTTACAAAAACAGTTCCGCTTCTTGGCCCTTGGCACAATCCATCTGGTGCTGGCCTCTTATTGGTGCAGGCATTGGAATATGTGCCGGTGGCCTGTCCACATTATTACAATGTCGCCATATTCCGCCTCTGGCAGCCGCAGGCATAGCTTTAGGGATGCAAATTCTTGTAACAGGCGGTCTTCATGAAGATGGCTTGGCCGATACCGCGGATAGTTCTGGCGGCATGACACCTGAACGCAAACTGGAAATTATGCGTGACAGCCGTATTGGAAGTTACGGTGTTCTGGCTTTATGTTTGGCAACCTTAATACGCGCGGGCGTGCTTTCATCTATACATTCCATCGCACTGGCTTGCCTAATATGTGGCATTGCTGGCTGTCTGGCACGTGGCGCATTTTTGGTTGTTACAAAAACAATTCCACCGGCCCGGCCTGATGGTCTGGCACGATCACTTTACCCTTTGGCACAGCGTAATCTAACAATTGCTTTGGCTGTAATAATCTGTCTTTGCATTTTACTGACAGTATTTTTAATGCCAGCACCACTTACAGTAGCATGTTTGCTAACATTTATAGTTTTTCCTATTCTACTGGCTTTGGCGGTAGCTTTGCTGATAGCCCGATATGCACAACATAAACTTGGTGGCTACACAGGTGATATTCTGGGTGCCTGCGCCGTTATAACCGAATGCACGATCATGACGGCATTATCTGCGCTTTTTTATTAA
- the cobD gene encoding threonine-phosphate decarboxylase CobD — MADAGVREKRQEGKGYPPQQAPAVSVMPSKSSSASSHIPAHGGQVQKVMQMFANAPQPFVDLSTGISPFAYPAKLPDLSALHTLPEEAEEAALQMAAATAYGVSDPSMVVAGGGSQSLIALLPRVLKAERACILGSTYSGHMQAWKKNGIPVSEVLDFAQLQLAAQQKNTVCIICNPNNPDGRLIGASHLLDLANICQAAGSWLVVDEAFADITGQSVASALPHPALLVLRSFGKTYGLPGVRLGFLLAQPSVAAYARDLLGSWPVSTIALAVGCQALQDKEWLKQTSTKLYAASSRLKKLLTKAGLSHKGQAVLFELVECERAAELWQHLCQQGIVTRIFPYNAHWLRMGLPASEVQWRRLEAALQAWHTL, encoded by the coding sequence ATGGCAGATGCAGGCGTGCGGGAAAAGCGGCAAGAAGGCAAGGGGTATCCGCCGCAACAGGCACCTGCGGTTTCTGTGATGCCTTCAAAATCTTCATCAGCGTCAAGCCATATTCCTGCACATGGGGGGCAGGTGCAAAAAGTTATGCAGATGTTTGCAAACGCACCGCAACCATTTGTAGACCTTTCTACAGGCATCAGCCCTTTTGCTTATCCGGCCAAACTGCCTGATCTATCTGCTTTGCATACATTACCGGAGGAGGCAGAAGAAGCTGCGTTACAGATGGCGGCTGCGACAGCATATGGTGTTTCTGACCCCAGCATGGTGGTTGCAGGTGGAGGAAGCCAGAGCTTGATTGCTTTGTTGCCACGGGTGCTGAAGGCAGAACGAGCGTGCATATTAGGCTCCACTTATTCTGGACATATGCAAGCATGGAAAAAGAACGGTATTCCGGTATCCGAGGTGCTTGATTTCGCTCAGCTACAGTTGGCGGCACAGCAAAAAAATACGGTATGTATTATCTGTAATCCCAATAATCCTGATGGGCGTTTGATAGGAGCCTCGCACTTGCTGGATCTGGCCAATATCTGTCAGGCAGCGGGAAGCTGGTTGGTGGTGGACGAGGCTTTTGCAGATATTACTGGTCAGAGCGTTGCATCTGCCCTGCCGCATCCAGCTTTACTGGTTTTACGCTCTTTTGGAAAAACTTATGGATTGCCCGGGGTACGGCTTGGGTTTTTGTTGGCTCAACCCAGTGTGGCTGCATATGCGCGAGATTTATTAGGGTCATGGCCCGTTAGCACCATTGCGCTGGCAGTTGGGTGCCAAGCCTTGCAGGATAAGGAATGGTTAAAACAGACATCAACCAAACTGTATGCTGCCAGTTCACGCCTAAAAAAATTGCTGACTAAAGCGGGCTTAAGCCATAAAGGCCAAGCTGTTTTGTTTGAGTTGGTAGAATGTGAACGTGCAGCAGAGTTATGGCAGCATCTTTGTCAGCAAGGCATCGTAACCCGGATTTTTCCTTATAATGCGCACTGGCTGCGTATGGGGCTACCAGCTTCCGAGGTGCAATGGCGCAGGTTAGAAGCAGCTTTGCAGGCTTGGCATACGCTTTAA